From one Bacteroidota bacterium genomic stretch:
- the aroQ gene encoding type II 3-dehydroquinate dehydratase, with product MRIDILNGPNLNLLGKREPGIYGNESFESYLEQLRMAFPDIDIHYFQSNVEGELINRLHEVGFSSDGIVLNAGGYTHTSVAIADAVAAIATPVIEVHISNIYAREEFRHISLLSPKCRGSIAGLGMEGYKLALYYFYTTLIYFVTYLIK from the coding sequence ATGAGAATTGATATCCTTAACGGACCTAATCTGAACCTGCTGGGTAAAAGGGAGCCGGGTATTTATGGAAATGAGAGTTTCGAATCCTATCTGGAGCAGTTGCGAATGGCATTCCCCGATATAGATATCCACTACTTTCAAAGTAATGTGGAAGGGGAGCTGATAAACAGACTCCATGAGGTAGGATTTTCTTCAGATGGAATTGTATTGAATGCCGGTGGTTATACTCATACCTCTGTAGCCATTGCCGACGCTGTTGCCGCTATAGCTACACCTGTCATTGAAGTGCATATTTCAAATATTTATGCCAGAGAGGAGTTTCGTCATATCAGTCTCCTTTCCCCAAAATGCAGGGGGAGCATTGCGGGACTTGGTATGGAAGGCTATAAATTGGCCCTGTATTACTTTTACACAACTTTAATTTATTTTGTGACATATCTTATTAAATAG
- a CDS encoding peroxiredoxin, with protein sequence MESTQEHTQMPRIGDKAPDFEAITTIGKLKFSDYNKGNWIVFFSHPADFTPVCTTEMSAFAVEEPKFNAMDTKLLGLSIDSIHSHIAWVHNVKEKMGISMKFPIIADIDMKVAKLYGMLQPGESETAAVRAVFFIDPTGKIRLIMYYPLNVGRNMDEIFRVLKALQVSDEHKVAMPLNWKPGAKVIVPPPKTLIDMEERDTNTSYEKIDFYLCKKELAV encoded by the coding sequence ATGGAAAGCACACAAGAACATACTCAAATGCCCCGGATAGGAGATAAAGCTCCGGATTTTGAGGCGATCACTACGATTGGTAAATTAAAATTCTCCGATTACAATAAAGGAAACTGGATTGTATTTTTTTCTCACCCCGCTGATTTTACTCCGGTCTGTACCACAGAAATGAGTGCATTCGCGGTAGAGGAACCAAAGTTCAATGCCATGGATACAAAGCTCCTCGGTTTAAGTATTGATAGCATTCACTCCCATATTGCGTGGGTGCACAATGTGAAGGAGAAGATGGGGATTAGCATGAAATTTCCGATCATCGCTGATATTGATATGAAAGTGGCAAAATTATATGGCATGCTTCAGCCGGGCGAAAGTGAAACAGCGGCAGTCAGGGCTGTGTTTTTTATTGATCCCACAGGAAAAATTCGTTTGATCATGTATTATCCGCTCAATGTTGGTCGAAATATGGATGAAATCTTTCGCGTCCTGAAAGCCCTCCAGGTAAGCGATGAACATAAAGTGGCCATGCCATTGAATTGGAAGCCCGGTGCAAAAGTGATTGTTCCGCCGCCTAAAACTTTAATAGATATGGAGGAGCGAGATACCAACACTTCTTACGAGAAGATTGATTTTTACCTCTGTAAGAAAGAATTGGCTGTGTAA